DNA sequence from the Salvia splendens isolate huo1 chromosome 19, SspV2, whole genome shotgun sequence genome:
agtttgataacatccacaagaggagctcgaaacaaggttttattattcggaacgtagctagttggagtttaattactctatgaataataaataagagttttttgctaagtccactcttggagaataaaatatgttaattaattaagtccatagcagacattaattaattaatggatgtttctatcttaagcgtgggaaatgaattaaacaagtaaaaggaaacccgaaatacttgtaatttcggatttggaaaggcagtgcaatattacttctgtagtggctgcttgtaatattccaatataagcttatattaaattctgggttcaatttaattagtaaaaagctaattgggtgaggtcatgtccaaattcttacttagatccctgacttggaccaatatgtgacttaatataaataggagaataaaggagacagaaataacaattattattgctcccaattttcgcccccctctaaagagagagagttcgaaaattacttattccgtgagctgagttctgtcttcattattcgagtcctagtattatggtgagatttgcccacacaaatataagtatacagtccgggacaccagtcagaagatccgaggtcgagtactgaagatcttcacgaggaGACAGCGCAAGCCATCAtcaattcttgattgaatcaacgaggtaaattggctaattccgtagtaagcatgttttagggattttatatgctaaagcatgttttagttcaagttatgagcatgatacatgtgataattatgcgaatagattttgtctagataatctgctaaatagatcaaattatgtgatccgttagaacatgcacgcttccgctgccaaccccttcactcgacatcatcagtgcttccttggcgacctaccaatccataaattacaaaccgttcaagtacctcagcgcttgGCAGAAGGTgtgtgtgcatccgaagtataggggaggcgtatcatcctcctccagcaaacggtcgaggtcggtatccctatccgacgccggcgaggatgaggtggctagccagctcgccggagctaatttgggtagccccgacgccggcccgagcagttcccaacgccggccgcaaggaaggaagaaggtgacaaccaaccgtcgtcgcgctgcgactccatctgccccgcTCCTTTTGTGCCACCttaaccccccaccaactcattATGGACCttttttggcccaactcaatttggcctatgggtcaaatatgacccccgagcaacttgattcacatctggcaatgatacgggatctccgaagaacattggggatagagccagaggaatagtcttccacatgggtatttttagcctttaattatgtattttttattttttaggattttaattatgtaattttaaatttttagtattttaattatgtaattttaaatttttagtattttaattatgtaatttttaatttttagtattttaattatgtaatttttaattttttttgtaatttgtaatagtattctagatatttttaatgcattttaatattgtggaaatgtttttatttaaattgaataatagaatggtgggacccttgagcatgtccttgcggaagagcatgaatgtgggtgttgtgctcttgcgaaagagtagggagtaaaaaagtaataaaagtgggtccgggccacATCCGTcttctttggcaagagcacggatgaggatgctctaaacatactataataattttaaattttaaattaaaatatactaatatatcAAAGCAAATTTAATGACCAATTAATTGAATAGctaattatatactcctactataatTGTAAACCGTCGAGCCCATTTATTAAATCTAAAAAAAGTTGAATCCAATTATTTTGTAAGCCCAATTTTGAAGGCCGATAAACAAacattattcaattttaaaccCTAGCAACATACCCcccttcttcttttcttcttttcttcttcgtCTTCCTCGTTTCTCCTTCTTCACGAACACAGGTAATGATAAACAATTTATTGTACTATATGATTCGCCAAATCTGTGGTTAATGAACTTATGTTTGCATCAATTTTTTAGCATTCTATGCCTAATTTTTTTCTGGAATATCAGAATTTTTAAAACAAGGCAAATATGAGATTGGAGAAGTGCTGGTTCTGTTCTTCTACCGTGTATCCTGGCCATGGGATTCAGTTTGTTCGTAATGATGCAAAGGTAAGACCTTTTACTATTGCACAATTTTGTTTGTGTTGGTTTctaatttcttttatattagTGCTTGTCACTTAAGAAAGTTTCATTTGTTTTTAAGTAAATGGAATAATAAGTTAGGATGTTCGATCAGATTTCATTACTTGTGTAGAAACCTAATAGAGGAACTGGATGCTATATGCTTCTGTTAATTACATTTAATGAagatttaattaagtaattggGCTAATGAAATGGGGAAAATTTTGAATGGTGTACTATCACTGTGGAAACTGCCATggttcataaaattttaaaaaaagaaaagagataaTTGTGTTTTAATTGATATTGAGCTgaatttggtgttcttattgtGGTAAACAAAACTGATATATTGTTGCCACATTTCTGTAATCAAGTCTTAACTTATTTTTCTAATAATATTTCAAGTGGTTACAGTTCACATTAACTTATCTTATTTGCTCTCCATTGCGAATTACTATGAAGTGAACTTGTAACCGGTCTAATATGTTTCTGGCATTCTCAGTTGATTAAGAAATTGAAGGGAGCCTACAGTGCATTGATCTAATTACTGTTGATTAGATGCTGCTTGTTTATGTATAGATTTAGTACTTAAACCcatgtcattttatatttgCAGATATTTAGATTTTGTCGATCGAAATGCCACAAGAACTTCAAGATGAAGAGAAATCCCCGCAAAGTAAAATGGACTAAGGCTTACAGGCGGTTGCATGGCAAGGACATGACACAGGTAAATGTTGTATAATTATTTTCTAGTATTcaagtatttatttttgttactgACCCTTTTAAGTCCGTCCAAAGGATTCTACTTTTGAGTTTGAGAGGAAGCGGAACAGACCTGAAAGATACGATAGGAATGTGACAGAGAACACTCTCGCAGCCATCAAGAAAATTGACAAAGTCAGGGTTGACAGAGAGGCCAGGCACCACGCCAAGAGGTTGATgttttttttcactttattgTTGCAATGTTTTGCGTCCTCGACTAGCTACTTATGCAACGAATTATGAAATTGAACAGGATGAAGCCAAAGAAGGCCCAATTGCAGAGGGAGGCAGCGAGGGAACTGGAACAGAACATTTCAATGGTCAAAGCTCCAGGAGCTCTACAGCAAGACCCCTCACTCACCTTACCTATCAAGGTCAAGGTATCGAAACCAGAGAAAGTTGATAACCGTATGGAGGAATGATGGCACCGCCTTTACATTTGTTCACAGCTTACTCAAAGAGGTATTTAAGGCTAATATAAGTAGGAAAGAAGGATTGATTCTACACAACAACTGGAACTGTTGGAACTTCTGAATAGGGATTCATCTTGTTCTTTGGCTGATAATGTCTTGTTGTGTTCTATATCATCTTGAACTCACTGCCAGTTTTGCTATATGTTGTCCAGTATATCAATGTTTTGTGTTTGTATATTTTCTGAATTTGATGACTCAGCATACTGCTGCCTGTTAATGGGTTTACTTCTTAGGCTTAATCATAGtttctattttagttttttCAACATCTCATCTTATGTTGCTCTGTGTTTTCTCTTCCCTGTAATGTATATTtctacattacaacaaaataaaatactgGACAGTACATCTGAAACTTCCTTTACAGCAAAATGAATACTACTCTATCTTCGTCACAAGAAATAGTACTATCATTTTGCCATTTGGGGAtgtcataaaaaatagtctcatatCTAAAAGTGGAAAGTTCTCTCATACTATATTTACCTTTTCTCCTATTTCTCAAACTAATCAATTAGGccaaaaaaataccaaaaaaaaaaaagaaaccaCAAGCAGCTAAAACAACCTATCTTTCCTTCTATTTCCATTGCTTCGCTTGGACACTCTCCCAAGCACTCCACCGGAAAATATCACTGGAAGATTATACCCACCAACCTTTCCTTGTATAACAAAAAGTAGAGCATTCCATATGAATGTCGCTTTGAATTGGCTACTATTTTTAGATAAGCCTTTTCGCGACATCAACATTTTTCATATTCGAATCTTAGCCACTTACATCTGTTTCCTCGGTTTGAAGAATCCGTTGACATATGTGATGGAAATATGAACATGAGAGTGAAAGGTAGAAATGGGAAGAAAGAAATTGAGATCTAAACacatatagtactccctccataccacaaagtttgtcccattttatcATATTCATCCGTCTCATAAAGTTTGTTCCAATTGGATTTtcaaaatagaaattaaataCATCTCTTAATTTCCTCAATGTGAGACTTTTATTCCACTACACGCTtccatttaatacaaagtcaaaacaattttttaaaactcgaaTCGGATCAAACTGTGACAAactttatgggacggagagaatacCATGTATAAAAAGAGGAAAGAGAGGAAAAGGGAATT
Encoded proteins:
- the LOC121778437 gene encoding probable ribosome biogenesis protein RLP24 — its product is MRLEKCWFCSSTVYPGHGIQFVRNDAKIFRFCRSKCHKNFKMKRNPRKVKWTKAYRRLHGKDMTQDSTFEFERKRNRPERYDRNVTENTLAAIKKIDKVRVDREARHHAKRMKPKKAQLQREAARELEQNISMVKAPGALQQDPSLTLPIKVKVSKPEKVDNRMEE